One window from the genome of Thalassospira xiamenensis M-5 = DSM 17429 encodes:
- a CDS encoding CarD family transcriptional regulator, whose amino-acid sequence MSDKLPFAVGDYVVYPAHGVGRVDGLETQEIAGQELRLYIITFDSSRMTLRVPVNKVGNSGLRKLSSKKQMDSALITLKGRARVKRTMWSRRAQEYEAKINSGDPVSIAEVVRDLHRTATQPEQSFSERQIYEAAFERLVDELAAIEKIDKDKASGKLEKLLQKAA is encoded by the coding sequence ATGTCGGATAAGTTGCCCTTTGCTGTTGGCGATTACGTTGTTTACCCCGCACACGGTGTTGGCCGTGTTGATGGCCTGGAGACCCAGGAAATCGCGGGTCAGGAATTACGCCTTTACATCATCACTTTTGATTCGAGCCGCATGACCTTGCGCGTGCCGGTCAACAAGGTGGGTAACTCCGGGCTGCGCAAGCTGTCCTCTAAAAAACAGATGGACTCGGCGCTTATCACCCTTAAAGGCCGTGCGCGCGTCAAACGCACCATGTGGTCGCGCCGTGCGCAGGAATATGAGGCAAAGATCAATTCCGGTGACCCGGTTTCGATCGCCGAAGTGGTTCGTGACCTGCACCGCACCGCCACCCAGCCTGAACAGTCGTTCTCCGAACGCCAGATTTACGAAGCAGCGTTTGAACGCCTCGTGGATGAACTGGCCGCGATCGAAAAGATCGACAAGGACAAGGCTTCGGGCAAGCTTGAAAAACTGTTGCAGAAAGCTGCCTGA
- the pip gene encoding prolyl aminopeptidase — MLYPEIEPAYSGWLERPDGHAIYWEEVGNPDGIPVIFLHGGPGGGISPKSRRFFDPEKYRVILHDQRGAGKSRPFGSLENNTTDHLIGDIEALRQDRGIDKWLVFGGSWGSTLALAYGQAHPEQVLGFVLRGIFLCRDQEIDWFMDGMGKFFAEAEKKFLAAVGFDRNPGSAALLDRYGDVFAGRDGEAAAVAAARAWSGFEATCCTLLPDDGLVADFEGDGIALALARLEHHYFVNKGFFAPDQLLRNMDRIRHLPARIVQGRYDVVCPPVSAFELHAQWPGAEMNIVEDAGHAASEPGIVRELVRATNSFNGTGFDKN; from the coding sequence ATGCTTTATCCCGAGATCGAACCTGCTTATTCCGGCTGGCTGGAACGGCCCGACGGGCATGCGATCTATTGGGAGGAAGTCGGCAATCCCGACGGCATTCCGGTGATTTTCCTGCATGGCGGGCCCGGCGGTGGGATATCGCCCAAGTCGCGCCGCTTCTTTGATCCCGAAAAATACCGGGTGATCCTGCATGACCAGCGCGGTGCCGGTAAATCCCGCCCGTTCGGCAGCCTTGAAAACAATACCACCGACCATCTGATTGGCGATATCGAAGCGCTCCGTCAGGATCGCGGCATTGATAAATGGCTGGTGTTTGGCGGTTCGTGGGGGTCAACGCTGGCGCTTGCCTATGGGCAGGCCCACCCGGAACAGGTGCTTGGTTTTGTTCTGCGCGGGATATTCCTGTGCCGGGATCAGGAAATCGACTGGTTCATGGATGGCATGGGCAAATTCTTTGCCGAGGCCGAGAAAAAATTCCTCGCCGCTGTCGGGTTTGATCGCAACCCCGGAAGTGCTGCCCTGCTGGATCGCTATGGCGATGTCTTTGCTGGCAGGGACGGCGAAGCTGCTGCGGTTGCAGCGGCGCGCGCATGGTCCGGGTTCGAGGCGACCTGCTGCACGTTGCTGCCCGATGATGGCTTGGTCGCGGATTTCGAAGGTGACGGGATCGCATTGGCGCTGGCGCGGCTTGAACATCATTATTTCGTCAATAAGGGGTTCTTTGCCCCTGACCAGCTTCTTCGGAATATGGATCGAATCCGTCATCTGCCGGCCCGCATTGTTCAGGGCCGCTATGACGTTGTCTGTCCGCCGGTTTCCGCGTTTGAGCTGCACGCGCAATGGCCGGGTGCTGAAATGAATATCGTTGAGGATGCCGGTCACGCGGCAAGTGAACCGGGGATCGTGCGCGAACTTGTGCGTGCCACGAATTCCTTTAATGGCACCGGCTTTGATAAAAATTAA
- a CDS encoding ketopantoate reductase family protein gives MKIAVMGAGAVGCYYGAMLARAGHDVTLIGRPAHVDAVNRDGLLLEFGGTQQYIEMNACADAAAISGAGLVLFCVKSTDTNDAGAQIKPFLAPDTIVMSLQNGVDNAERLSAVIGLPVIPTVVYVATSMEGPGHVKHHGRGELVIGQSAQSATVAETLRPAHIPVEISDNAEGALWAKMILNCAYNALSAISQMPYGRLVQGEGIWDVMRNAVDECLAVAKGCGVTVPGDVWGAIEKIAETMPGQYSSTAQDLARGKTSEIDFLNGYIVRKGAELGIPTPTNLALHAMTKLRESRD, from the coding sequence ATGAAAATCGCGGTGATGGGGGCAGGGGCTGTTGGCTGTTATTACGGGGCGATGCTGGCGCGGGCCGGGCATGATGTGACCCTGATCGGACGGCCAGCCCATGTCGATGCTGTCAATCGAGATGGACTGCTTCTGGAATTTGGTGGAACGCAGCAGTATATTGAAATGAATGCCTGCGCCGACGCGGCAGCAATTTCTGGTGCCGGTCTGGTTCTGTTTTGTGTCAAATCCACCGATACCAATGATGCCGGGGCGCAGATCAAGCCGTTTCTGGCCCCTGATACCATTGTCATGAGTCTTCAGAACGGGGTTGATAACGCCGAACGTTTATCGGCCGTCATTGGATTGCCGGTGATCCCGACAGTGGTGTATGTCGCGACCAGCATGGAAGGGCCGGGGCATGTCAAACATCATGGGCGCGGCGAACTGGTAATCGGGCAGTCTGCGCAAAGTGCAACCGTTGCCGAAACGCTGCGCCCGGCGCATATCCCGGTCGAGATTTCGGATAATGCCGAAGGTGCGCTTTGGGCCAAGATGATTTTGAACTGTGCCTATAACGCGTTATCAGCGATCTCGCAGATGCCCTATGGCCGTCTGGTTCAGGGCGAAGGCATTTGGGATGTCATGCGCAATGCGGTTGATGAATGCCTTGCGGTCGCCAAGGGATGCGGAGTGACCGTACCCGGCGATGTCTGGGGGGCGATTGAAAAGATCGCCGAAACCATGCCGGGGCAATATTCATCCACCGCACAGGATCTGGCGCGGGGCAAAACCAGCGAGATCGATTTCCTGAACGGCTATATCGTGCGCAAGGGGGCGGAACTTGGCATTCCAACCCCCACCAATCTTGCCCTGCATGCGATGACCAAATTGCGCGAAAGCCGGGATTGA
- a CDS encoding homogentisate 1,2-dioxygenase, producing the protein MKNWIRLPNSEGNCVAASKNAAGSTNSPSVTVHEREIGRNGFLGPSAHIYHKHPPAGWASFEGPLRPRAFDLNKLAAGPDCPLQARRIVHNAVMEVRYWRLDGKMHALARNADGDTLAFVHNGSGALYCDYGHMPYRDGDYILLPRGTAWRFEATDPSEFLFIEATNDAFGLPNDTQSAGHPSINPTSFEVPRLDDKFRAQQDEAYWEIHIKRRNAISTLTYPYNPLDAVGWQGDLSVVRLNWRDLRQDRQPGQPVPPAAHSTFVANRFAISTFVPKIGEGESGTLRVPFYHSNEDYDEFIFYHRGEFYSRGNIKPGMATFHPSGFPHGPHPCSYQKTMIKVPVETDEVAVMIDCADMVNIDESIPDGAEWKAYVNTWEKAKETL; encoded by the coding sequence GTGAAGAACTGGATTCGTCTTCCGAACAGCGAAGGCAATTGCGTTGCAGCGTCCAAGAATGCCGCAGGTTCAACAAATTCCCCATCCGTTACCGTTCATGAACGCGAAATAGGGCGTAACGGGTTCCTTGGGCCATCAGCCCACATTTATCATAAACACCCACCGGCAGGCTGGGCCTCTTTCGAAGGGCCGCTTCGACCGCGGGCGTTCGATCTGAACAAGTTGGCCGCCGGGCCGGATTGCCCGTTGCAGGCGCGCCGTATTGTACATAATGCCGTGATGGAAGTCCGCTATTGGCGGCTTGATGGCAAAATGCATGCGCTGGCGCGCAATGCCGATGGTGATACGCTGGCTTTTGTTCACAATGGCAGCGGCGCGCTTTATTGCGATTACGGCCACATGCCGTATCGTGATGGGGATTACATCCTGCTGCCACGCGGCACGGCCTGGCGTTTCGAGGCAACCGATCCGTCCGAATTCCTGTTTATCGAGGCCACCAACGATGCCTTTGGCCTGCCAAACGACACCCAGTCGGCAGGTCATCCGTCGATCAACCCGACCAGTTTCGAAGTGCCGCGACTTGATGACAAATTCCGTGCCCAGCAGGACGAAGCCTATTGGGAAATTCACATCAAGCGTCGCAATGCGATTTCGACCCTGACCTATCCCTATAATCCGCTGGATGCGGTGGGCTGGCAGGGCGACCTGAGTGTCGTAAGGTTGAACTGGCGCGACTTGCGACAGGACCGCCAACCGGGCCAACCGGTGCCGCCCGCGGCACACAGCACCTTTGTCGCCAACCGGTTTGCCATCAGTACCTTTGTGCCGAAAATTGGCGAAGGTGAATCAGGGACGCTTCGCGTGCCGTTTTATCATTCGAACGAGGATTACGACGAGTTCATCTTCTATCACCGGGGCGAGTTTTACAGCCGGGGCAATATCAAGCCCGGTATGGCAACCTTCCACCCCAGCGGTTTCCCGCATGGTCCGCATCCGTGTTCCTATCAGAAAACCATGATCAAGGTGCCGGTTGAAACCGACGAGGTGGCGGTGATGATCGACTGTGCCGACATGGTCAATATCGATGAAAGCATCCCCGATGGCGCGGAATGGAAGGCTTATGTCAATACCTGGGAAAAGGCGAAGGAAACACTTTGA
- a CDS encoding CaiB/BaiF CoA transferase family protein — protein MTSALSGLRVLDLSRVLAGPWASQTLADMGAEVIKIERPGAGDDTRGWGPPYAKDVTGNDTSEAAYYLSANRGKKSLTIDMTKPEGQEILHKLAAECDVVIENFKVGGLAKYRLDYASLSEINPKIVYCSITGFGQDGPYKDRPGYDFMIQAMGGLMSITGAPDQEPGGQPMKVGVAVADIFTGLYATIGILAALRHRDATGEGQHVDLALLDVQTAILANQAMNYLTTGKAPGRLGNAHPNIVPYEAFPTADGYIILAVGNDSQFRSFCHVAGIGHLPDDARYASNRSRVANRETLVPQIRQAMVMKTTDDWIAILETANVPCGPINTLDRVFDNPQVKHRDTVRYLDHPTAGKVPTVANPIKFSKTPIAGETAPPMLGQHSDDILRQVADLSDAQIARLREAGII, from the coding sequence ATGACCAGCGCGCTTTCTGGACTTCGTGTGCTTGATCTTTCGCGTGTCTTGGCGGGGCCTTGGGCCAGCCAGACACTGGCCGATATGGGGGCCGAGGTGATCAAGATCGAACGTCCGGGTGCGGGCGACGACACGCGTGGCTGGGGGCCGCCCTATGCCAAGGACGTTACAGGTAACGATACCAGCGAGGCGGCCTATTACCTGTCGGCCAATCGCGGCAAAAAGTCGCTGACGATTGATATGACCAAGCCCGAGGGGCAGGAAATCCTGCATAAACTTGCCGCTGAATGCGACGTGGTGATCGAGAATTTCAAGGTCGGTGGCCTTGCCAAATACCGGCTGGATTACGCATCACTGTCGGAAATCAATCCAAAGATCGTCTATTGTTCGATCACCGGTTTTGGGCAGGATGGCCCCTATAAGGACCGGCCGGGTTATGATTTCATGATCCAGGCCATGGGCGGGCTTATGAGCATCACCGGCGCACCCGATCAGGAACCGGGCGGCCAGCCGATGAAGGTTGGTGTGGCGGTTGCCGATATCTTTACCGGGCTTTATGCGACGATTGGCATCCTTGCCGCCCTTCGCCACCGTGATGCGACGGGCGAGGGACAGCATGTCGATCTGGCACTGCTGGATGTTCAGACCGCGATCCTTGCCAATCAGGCGATGAATTACCTGACGACGGGCAAGGCGCCTGGGCGACTTGGCAATGCGCATCCCAATATCGTGCCCTACGAAGCGTTCCCGACGGCGGATGGTTACATCATCCTTGCGGTCGGCAATGACAGCCAGTTCAGAAGCTTTTGCCACGTTGCCGGGATCGGGCATTTGCCCGATGACGCACGATATGCCTCCAACCGGTCCCGGGTCGCCAACCGCGAAACGCTGGTGCCGCAAATCCGTCAGGCGATGGTGATGAAAACCACCGATGACTGGATCGCCATTCTGGAAACCGCCAATGTGCCATGCGGCCCGATCAATACGCTGGATCGGGTGTTTGATAACCCGCAGGTCAAACATCGCGATACGGTGCGATATCTTGATCATCCAACCGCGGGCAAGGTGCCCACAGTTGCCAATCCGATCAAATTTTCCAAAACGCCAATTGCCGGTGAAACTGCCCCGCCGATGCTGGGCCAGCATAGCGATGACATCCTGCGTCAGGTGGCTGATCTGAGCGACGCGCAGATTGCCAGATTGCGCGAAGCCGGAATTATCTGA
- a CDS encoding acyl-CoA dehydrogenase, with protein MAGRAPFHWEDPLLIEDQLSEEERMIRDAARAYCQENLQTRVLEANRHEIFHREIMTEMGELGLLGPTIPEEYGGPGVNHVAYGLVAREVERVDSGYRSAMSVQSSLVMHPIYAYGSEEQRKKYLPKLATGEWVGCFGLTEPDHGSDPGGMKTRARKADGGFTLSGSKMWITNSPIADVFVVWGKDDEDVIRGFILEKGMKGLSAPKIEGKFSLRASITGEIVMDNVFVPAENMLPNAKGLGGPFGCLNKARYGIAWGAMGAAEFCWHAARQYTLDRKQFGRPLAANQLIQLKLANMQTEITLGLQGALQLGRLLDAEKAAPEAISLMKRNNCGKALDIARVARDMHGGNGIADEFHVIRHVMNLEAVNTYEGTHDVHALILGRAQTGIQAFSAEG; from the coding sequence ATGGCAGGCCGCGCACCTTTTCACTGGGAAGACCCGCTGCTGATTGAAGATCAGCTGAGCGAAGAAGAACGCATGATCCGTGACGCGGCGCGCGCCTATTGTCAGGAAAACCTTCAGACCCGCGTTCTCGAAGCCAACCGGCACGAGATTTTCCATCGCGAAATCATGACCGAGATGGGCGAACTTGGCCTGCTTGGCCCGACCATCCCCGAAGAATACGGCGGACCGGGTGTCAACCATGTCGCCTATGGTCTTGTCGCGCGCGAAGTCGAACGCGTCGATAGCGGTTATCGTTCGGCAATGTCGGTGCAAAGCTCGCTTGTGATGCATCCGATCTATGCCTATGGCAGCGAAGAACAGCGCAAGAAATACCTTCCGAAACTGGCGACCGGTGAATGGGTCGGCTGTTTTGGTTTGACCGAGCCGGACCACGGGTCCGATCCGGGCGGCATGAAAACGCGTGCCCGCAAGGCCGATGGCGGTTTCACCCTGTCGGGATCGAAAATGTGGATCACCAACAGCCCGATCGCCGATGTGTTTGTCGTCTGGGGCAAGGATGACGAAGATGTCATTCGTGGCTTCATCCTTGAAAAAGGCATGAAGGGCCTGAGTGCGCCAAAGATCGAAGGCAAGTTTTCGCTGCGTGCGTCGATCACCGGTGAAATCGTGATGGATAACGTCTTTGTCCCGGCGGAAAACATGCTGCCCAATGCCAAGGGCCTTGGCGGGCCGTTCGGTTGCCTGAACAAGGCACGTTACGGCATTGCATGGGGGGCGATGGGGGCTGCTGAATTCTGCTGGCATGCGGCACGTCAATATACTCTTGATCGCAAACAGTTCGGTCGTCCGCTGGCCGCCAATCAACTGATCCAGCTGAAACTGGCGAACATGCAGACCGAAATTACCCTTGGTCTTCAGGGCGCGCTTCAGTTGGGCCGTTTGCTGGATGCAGAAAAAGCCGCACCGGAAGCCATTTCCCTGATGAAGCGTAATAACTGCGGCAAGGCGCTTGATATCGCGCGTGTTGCCCGTGACATGCATGGCGGCAACGGCATTGCCGATGAATTCCATGTCATCCGCCATGTGATGAACCTTGAAGCGGTCAATACCTATGAAGGTACGCATGATGTGCATGCCCTGATCCTTGGCCGTGCCCAGACCGGCATTCAGGCGTTCAGCGCCGAGGGCTGA
- a CDS encoding GFA family protein, whose product MDKITGGCLCGKVRLVATGKPYRVGLCHCLDCRKHHGTLFHASAVYPKNAVTVEGDVRDYQGRYFCPTCGSSVFGHSGDEIEVNIGSLDAPDQLKPTYELWTIRREGWLPEFPLAKHYERDREGTDRSEE is encoded by the coding sequence ATGGATAAAATCACCGGTGGCTGCCTATGCGGCAAAGTCCGGCTTGTGGCAACGGGAAAACCGTACCGGGTTGGCCTGTGTCATTGCCTTGATTGCCGGAAACACCATGGCACGCTTTTTCACGCGTCGGCGGTTTATCCAAAGAACGCGGTAACGGTCGAAGGCGACGTGCGTGATTATCAGGGGCGCTATTTCTGCCCGACCTGCGGATCATCGGTTTTCGGCCATAGCGGGGACGAGATCGAGGTGAATATCGGGTCGCTCGACGCGCCCGATCAGTTAAAGCCCACCTACGAGCTTTGGACCATCCGCCGCGAGGGGTGGCTGCCGGAATTTCCGCTTGCGAAACACTATGAGCGGGACCGGGAAGGCACGGATCGTTCGGAGGAATAG
- a CDS encoding M48 family metalloprotease — MSWLFHRKTRRLTTALGALGLVATLAGCSTNRATGEDSFTAFMSPDQEKQVGAEEHPKIVREFGGDYDEKNIEAYVTEIGNKLVAVSEAPDEKFTFTVLDSPVINAFALPGGYVYITRGLASLASNEAELAGVLAHEIGHVVARHSAQRYSRGVLTQILAGGLSAALGNGAGDIVGVGANAYLKSFSREHEFEADMLGVRYITRAGYDPEGMASFLKKLRAHSRLQAKLAGRSPDEIDQFDFMATHPRTVDRIEQAHKAANVTPVANPEVGSVRYMRAIDGIIYGDGPDNGYVRGTSFIHVPLDFRFEVPDGFSMINQPDAVIAQDEGGAQIVFEGAPKAKGVALDQYLARGFSSKIAITNIEKIDINGQEAATGYADVNLNSGGKARLRVVAIRHGDNAYQFLFIMPLDQVDAYNVALRRTTYSFRPLTREEQQKYHPLRIKVRAVNPEYDLSTFVGQMAVSREPAETFAVLNGLEPGQPPATNSMVKVVID; from the coding sequence ATGAGCTGGCTTTTTCATCGCAAGACAAGACGATTGACAACCGCCCTTGGCGCGCTGGGTCTGGTGGCAACCCTTGCGGGCTGTTCGACCAACCGCGCGACCGGCGAGGACAGCTTTACCGCCTTTATGTCCCCCGATCAGGAAAAACAGGTCGGCGCGGAAGAACATCCGAAAATCGTGCGCGAATTTGGCGGCGATTATGACGAGAAGAATATAGAGGCCTATGTGACCGAAATCGGCAACAAGCTGGTGGCGGTTTCCGAAGCCCCCGACGAGAAATTTACCTTCACCGTCCTTGATTCACCCGTGATCAACGCCTTTGCCTTACCGGGCGGCTATGTTTACATCACGCGCGGACTGGCTTCGCTTGCCTCGAACGAGGCGGAGCTTGCCGGGGTTCTCGCCCATGAAATCGGCCATGTCGTTGCACGCCATTCCGCCCAGCGTTACAGCCGTGGTGTCCTGACCCAGATTCTGGCCGGTGGCCTTTCGGCGGCCCTTGGCAATGGTGCTGGCGATATCGTCGGTGTCGGCGCGAACGCCTATCTGAAGTCATTTTCGCGCGAACATGAATTCGAAGCCGACATGCTGGGCGTGCGTTACATCACGCGCGCCGGATACGACCCCGAAGGCATGGCGTCATTCCTGAAAAAACTGCGCGCCCATTCGCGCCTTCAGGCAAAACTGGCAGGCCGGTCGCCCGATGAAATCGATCAGTTTGACTTCATGGCCACCCACCCGCGCACCGTTGACCGCATCGAACAGGCCCACAAGGCCGCCAATGTTACACCGGTCGCAAATCCCGAAGTCGGCAGTGTCCGCTATATGCGCGCCATTGACGGGATTATTTACGGTGACGGCCCTGATAACGGTTATGTCCGTGGAACGTCGTTTATCCATGTGCCGCTTGATTTCCGGTTCGAGGTGCCCGACGGATTTTCGATGATCAACCAGCCCGATGCGGTGATTGCACAGGATGAGGGCGGCGCACAGATCGTGTTTGAAGGCGCACCAAAGGCCAAGGGTGTCGCGCTTGATCAATATCTGGCGCGCGGTTTTTCCAGCAAGATCGCCATCACCAATATCGAAAAGATCGATATCAACGGTCAGGAAGCCGCCACCGGATATGCCGATGTCAACCTGAATTCCGGTGGCAAGGCGCGCCTTCGGGTGGTTGCCATCCGGCACGGCGATAACGCCTATCAGTTCCTGTTCATCATGCCGCTTGATCAGGTTGATGCCTATAACGTTGCACTTCGCCGCACGACATACAGCTTCCGCCCACTGACCCGCGAAGAGCAGCAGAAATACCATCCGCTGCGCATCAAGGTGCGCGCCGTGAACCCGGAATATGATCTTTCGACCTTTGTCGGCCAGATGGCGGTATCACGTGAACCGGCCGAAACCTTTGCCGTACTGAACGGGCTTGAACCCGGGCAGCCACCGGCAACCAATTCGATGGTCAAGGTTGTCATCGACTAA
- the fdxA gene encoding ferredoxin FdxA has product MTYVVTENCIKCKYQDCVEVCPVDCFYEGENFLVIHPDECIDCGVCEPECPAEAIIPDTEPNLDNWLEINRKFAEVWPNITRKGDAPADADEWNGKSGKTELLSEAPGTGD; this is encoded by the coding sequence ATGACCTATGTGGTGACAGAAAACTGCATCAAGTGTAAGTATCAGGACTGCGTCGAGGTTTGCCCCGTCGATTGCTTCTATGAAGGTGAAAACTTCCTGGTTATTCACCCGGACGAATGCATTGATTGCGGTGTCTGCGAACCTGAATGTCCGGCCGAGGCCATTATTCCCGATACGGAACCGAATCTGGATAACTGGCTTGAGATCAACCGCAAATTCGCGGAAGTCTGGCCGAATATTACGCGCAAGGGTGATGCACCGGCCGATGCCGACGAATGGAATGGCAAGTCGGGCAAGACTGAATTGCTCAGCGAAGCACCGGGAACCGGTGATTGA
- the gcvA gene encoding transcriptional regulator GcvA, whose product MSRRIPSLKALSCFEQTARFGSASRAAEELYLTQSAVSRQIQGLEDWLGCKLFARQKQRLVLTVEGESYLQAIRPALDQLETATLTFLSGGAEGGVLTIAAPPTFGSRCLIPLLPDFRGRHPDIVINFISRIGIPDFDREQIDIAVLFGDGNWPGLDAHLLHGEEMVPICSPKLIENLDYSPKPNNLRDYSLLHIATRPRGWSDWLAASDLTDIDGENGPKFEHFTMAMQAAIAGLGVALLPTFAIEDELANGRIVAPFGPPRASPFHYYATSPVGRSRNPKIRAFMTWLDQRKKQEELTA is encoded by the coding sequence ATGAGCCGCCGCATCCCGAGCCTCAAAGCGCTGAGTTGTTTTGAGCAGACCGCCCGCTTTGGCAGCGCATCACGCGCCGCCGAGGAGCTTTACCTGACGCAAAGTGCCGTCAGCCGCCAGATACAGGGGCTTGAAGACTGGCTGGGCTGCAAACTGTTTGCCCGCCAGAAGCAGCGCCTCGTCCTGACAGTCGAAGGCGAAAGTTATTTACAGGCAATCCGCCCCGCACTTGATCAGCTGGAAACCGCCACCCTGACATTCCTGTCTGGCGGGGCCGAGGGCGGGGTTCTGACCATTGCTGCCCCGCCGACTTTCGGGTCACGCTGCCTGATCCCGTTGCTGCCCGATTTTCGCGGCCGCCATCCCGATATCGTAATCAATTTCATTTCACGGATCGGCATTCCCGATTTTGACCGCGAACAGATCGATATTGCGGTGCTGTTTGGCGATGGCAACTGGCCGGGGCTGGATGCGCATTTGCTGCATGGCGAGGAAATGGTCCCGATCTGCAGCCCGAAGCTGATCGAGAATCTCGATTACTCACCAAAACCAAATAATCTTCGTGATTATTCACTTTTACACATAGCCACCCGCCCCCGCGGATGGAGCGACTGGCTGGCCGCGAGTGACCTTACCGATATTGATGGGGAAAACGGTCCGAAGTTCGAACATTTCACCATGGCGATGCAAGCCGCCATAGCAGGCCTTGGGGTGGCGTTGCTGCCGACATTCGCGATTGAGGATGAATTGGCCAATGGCCGGATCGTTGCACCCTTTGGCCCGCCACGCGCAAGCCCGTTTCATTATTACGCGACAAGCCCGGTCGGCCGGTCACGCAATCCGAAAATCCGGGCTTTCATGACCTGGCTTGATCAGCGCAAAAAACAGGAAGAACTGACGGCATAA
- a CDS encoding acyloxyacyl hydrolase gives MRLVLGKILALLLVAGFAGAANAQQFLGNNNDSGLLEFSTGMVDITQDEEAAEFRLDYRFQHAMFGVLRPITGVMVTSDKAAHGYGGLAMDVLWGDHFVSSIYTSVGAYHQGDGEDLGHWIEFRSGLELGFRFDSRERLSLGIAHISNASIGDENPGTEILSLTYAIPIDAIFE, from the coding sequence ATGCGGTTGGTTTTGGGGAAAATCCTGGCCCTGCTTTTGGTCGCAGGATTTGCAGGTGCGGCAAACGCACAGCAGTTTCTTGGCAATAACAATGACAGCGGCCTGCTGGAATTCTCGACCGGTATGGTCGATATCACGCAGGATGAAGAAGCCGCTGAATTCCGTCTTGATTACCGTTTCCAGCACGCGATGTTTGGCGTTCTGCGTCCGATCACCGGCGTGATGGTCACCAGCGACAAGGCAGCACACGGTTATGGCGGTCTGGCGATGGATGTGCTGTGGGGCGATCACTTCGTTTCCAGCATTTATACCTCGGTTGGTGCCTACCATCAGGGTGACGGCGAAGACCTCGGTCACTGGATCGAATTCCGTTCCGGTCTTGAGCTCGGCTTCCGCTTTGACAGCCGCGAACGTCTGAGCCTCGGTATCGCCCACATTTCGAACGCCAGCATCGGCGACGAAAACCCGGGCACGGAAATCCTGTCTCTGACCTATGCCATTCCGATCGACGCGATCTTTGAGTGA